In Planctomycetota bacterium, a genomic segment contains:
- a CDS encoding SBBP repeat-containing protein, whose product MPQLSKSSHRAAASAVPHNLLCLEALEPRVLLSASAADEALSLFALSPALFVENQGQWADAAVRYAHDGSAANVAMMDSAVAFQIFRDVPSPDGDPASALTQMRQFSASFVGANLVTPVGLDPAQAKFNYHLGDDPSLWREGVSSYETISYQGLYDGIDLVTWGLRDHLKYEFHVAAGADWQQIQVRYDGIGGLSLADDGTLLVHMGGDWGTLVDDAPLVYQEIDGQRVEVAAKFVLLDPYTYTFQITGDYDPSQPLVIDPSITWSTYLGSGLEDRAQDVAMNTVSETNPPAFRVYVTGFTRSAGWATGGFDTSFNGVADAFVTALDTLGGHLWTTYLGGSAYDSGTGIAVQYDAAADLSYIYVTGFTSSSGWAVAGFDISYNGSGDAFVAKLSPTGNHVWSTYLGGTFRDAGASVAAGVDPNDGLIYVYITGDTESPNWVSGGFDVSHNGAADAFVVRLTDAGAHNWSTYLGGTSTDWGSSIAVDTLAFVYVAGGTYSANWVSGGFDTSFNGVIDGFVARLNYLGAHSWSTYLGGAALDRADALTVSGTTDIYVTGYTESAGWAAGGFDTTYNGAGDAFVMRMTTAGAHTWSTYLGGTAQDYGRHVHLGGGAVFVTGETASTGWVFGGFDITLGGTWDGFVTKLTAAGGYTWSTYLGAANEDRGTSIFVSTAGDIYAVGYTASDLWISGGYDTSYGGQFDGYVVRIADSAPLNAPPMINSVTAAPTPVPQGSNVTLTALGVVDLDGTVALVSFYRDANGNGLYDVADTFLGSDPSAVGGWTWVENTTGWAIGPHTVFAIAQDNQGALSTPVAGTVQVGSQPPVITTLTAVPDPVTRPNNYTLTATGVSDPDGFVTQVAFYRDVNGNTVWDPADALLGIDTFGGDGWDLVVSTAGWALGPYTLFARARDNNAVWGPEATTTVTVNGANTPPTIGSLTAFPDPVERPNPLTLTANVVADAETAIALVSFYRDANGNNILDGPDVLLGTDNNALNGWSLTFSTSGWALGPYTFFAQAQDLDGALSAPVMTTAVVQNPLILVGDGAARSLTYWDAAGTRVVITMKGGIADLTFTGDWALILGKKGFVLNGVAELDTINLLGTTAASKLSFKTSGRHKEAVLGAITGAGDMGAIDARSMQLMGNIALGGSLGSLSLLEIGPNPTTIDVMSLGTLQVALWIENLRLTSLGDIASITAGGLRNSSIFAAVAVTNDLNVDGVLDLPNPAADFAGVATIGRVTITGKVWDATDLKIWGVRPPSFVNSNIAAWNINDIRFSYAQTDNGAWPFGFASRNIGQMSYFDNTVSVSFKPLAATYVNGDLEVRLG is encoded by the coding sequence ATGCCGCAGTTGTCGAAGTCCTCGCACCGTGCAGCCGCCAGCGCCGTCCCGCACAACCTCTTGTGCCTGGAAGCCCTGGAGCCACGCGTCCTCCTCAGCGCCTCGGCGGCGGATGAGGCCCTGAGCCTCTTTGCCCTGTCCCCGGCCCTCTTCGTCGAGAACCAGGGCCAGTGGGCCGACGCCGCGGTCCGCTATGCGCACGACGGCTCGGCCGCGAACGTGGCCATGATGGACTCGGCCGTCGCGTTCCAGATTTTCCGCGATGTTCCCTCGCCCGACGGCGACCCGGCCTCGGCCCTGACCCAGATGCGCCAGTTCTCGGCTTCGTTTGTCGGGGCCAACCTCGTGACCCCGGTGGGGCTGGACCCGGCGCAAGCGAAGTTCAACTACCATCTGGGCGATGATCCCTCTCTGTGGCGCGAAGGGGTCAGCTCGTACGAGACCATCTCGTACCAGGGCCTCTATGACGGCATTGACCTCGTGACCTGGGGCCTCCGCGACCACCTGAAGTACGAGTTCCACGTCGCCGCGGGAGCCGACTGGCAGCAGATCCAGGTGCGTTACGACGGCATCGGCGGCCTCTCGCTCGCCGACGACGGCACCCTGCTCGTGCACATGGGGGGCGACTGGGGCACCCTGGTGGACGACGCGCCGCTGGTCTACCAGGAGATTGACGGCCAGCGCGTGGAGGTGGCCGCCAAGTTCGTGCTTCTCGACCCCTACACCTACACGTTCCAGATCACCGGCGACTACGATCCCTCGCAGCCCCTCGTGATTGACCCCAGCATCACCTGGAGCACCTACCTCGGCTCCGGCCTCGAAGACCGCGCACAAGACGTGGCCATGAACACCGTGTCCGAGACCAACCCGCCGGCCTTTCGCGTCTACGTGACCGGCTTCACCCGCTCGGCCGGCTGGGCCACCGGCGGCTTCGACACCTCGTTCAACGGCGTGGCCGACGCCTTCGTCACGGCGCTGGACACGCTGGGCGGCCACCTGTGGACGACCTATCTCGGCGGCTCGGCCTACGACTCGGGCACGGGCATCGCCGTCCAGTACGACGCCGCGGCCGACCTGAGCTACATCTACGTCACGGGTTTCACCTCGTCCTCCGGCTGGGCCGTGGCAGGGTTCGACATCTCCTACAACGGCTCGGGCGATGCCTTTGTGGCCAAGCTGAGCCCCACGGGCAACCACGTGTGGAGCACGTACCTCGGCGGCACGTTCCGCGACGCCGGCGCGAGCGTGGCGGCCGGGGTGGATCCGAACGACGGCCTGATCTACGTCTACATCACCGGCGACACGGAGTCGCCGAACTGGGTCAGCGGCGGCTTCGACGTCTCCCACAACGGCGCCGCCGACGCCTTCGTGGTGCGCCTGACCGATGCGGGCGCTCACAACTGGAGCACCTACCTCGGCGGCACGAGCACCGACTGGGGCTCCAGCATCGCGGTAGACACATTGGCCTTCGTCTACGTGGCGGGCGGCACGTACTCGGCCAACTGGGTCTCCGGCGGCTTCGACACCAGCTTCAACGGGGTGATTGACGGCTTCGTCGCTCGCCTGAACTACCTGGGCGCGCACTCCTGGAGCACGTATCTCGGCGGCGCGGCGCTGGACCGGGCCGACGCCCTCACTGTGAGCGGCACCACGGACATTTACGTCACCGGCTACACCGAGTCCGCGGGATGGGCCGCCGGCGGCTTCGACACCACCTACAACGGCGCGGGCGACGCCTTCGTGATGCGCATGACCACCGCGGGCGCCCACACGTGGTCCACCTACCTCGGCGGCACCGCGCAGGACTATGGCCGCCACGTGCATCTGGGCGGCGGCGCCGTGTTCGTCACGGGCGAGACCGCCTCGACGGGCTGGGTCTTCGGCGGCTTCGACATCACCCTGGGCGGCACGTGGGACGGCTTCGTCACGAAGCTCACTGCGGCCGGCGGCTACACCTGGAGCACCTACCTTGGCGCGGCCAACGAGGACCGCGGCACCTCCATCTTCGTCAGCACCGCGGGCGACATCTACGCGGTCGGCTACACCGCCTCGGACCTCTGGATCTCCGGCGGCTACGACACGAGCTACGGCGGCCAGTTCGACGGCTACGTGGTCCGCATCGCGGATTCGGCCCCTCTCAATGCCCCCCCGATGATCAACTCGGTCACCGCCGCGCCCACGCCGGTCCCCCAGGGCTCCAACGTGACGCTCACCGCGCTGGGCGTCGTGGACCTCGACGGCACGGTGGCCCTCGTCTCCTTCTACCGCGACGCGAACGGCAACGGCCTCTACGATGTCGCCGATACCTTCCTCGGGTCGGACCCCAGCGCAGTGGGCGGCTGGACCTGGGTCGAGAACACGACGGGTTGGGCCATCGGCCCCCACACCGTGTTCGCCATCGCACAGGACAATCAGGGCGCTCTGAGCACCCCCGTCGCCGGCACCGTCCAGGTCGGCAGCCAGCCCCCCGTCATCACCACGCTCACGGCCGTCCCCGACCCTGTCACTCGCCCCAACAACTACACGCTCACCGCCACCGGCGTCAGCGACCCCGATGGCTTCGTCACCCAGGTCGCCTTCTACCGCGACGTCAACGGCAACACCGTCTGGGATCCTGCCGACGCCCTCCTGGGCATTGACACCTTCGGCGGCGACGGTTGGGACCTCGTCGTGAGCACAGCGGGCTGGGCGCTCGGCCCCTACACGCTCTTCGCCCGGGCGCGGGATAACAACGCCGTGTGGGGACCCGAGGCGACCACCACCGTGACCGTGAACGGCGCGAACACGCCGCCCACCATCGGCTCGCTCACAGCGTTCCCCGACCCCGTGGAACGCCCCAACCCGCTCACGTTGACCGCCAATGTCGTCGCCGACGCTGAGACGGCGATCGCCCTGGTGAGCTTCTACCGCGACGCCAACGGCAACAACATCCTCGACGGTCCCGACGTGCTCCTCGGCACCGACAACAACGCGCTCAACGGCTGGAGCCTGACGTTCAGCACCTCCGGCTGGGCGCTCGGCCCCTACACCTTCTTCGCCCAGGCGCAGGACCTGGACGGCGCCCTGAGCGCCCCCGTGATGACCACGGCCGTGGTGCAGAATCCCCTCATCCTCGTGGGAGACGGGGCGGCCCGCTCGCTCACCTACTGGGACGCCGCGGGCACCAGAGTCGTCATCACCATGAAAGGCGGCATCGCCGACCTCACCTTCACGGGCGACTGGGCGCTGATCCTCGGCAAGAAGGGCTTCGTGCTCAACGGCGTGGCCGAACTCGACACCATCAACCTCCTCGGCACCACGGCCGCCAGCAAGCTCTCGTTCAAGACCAGCGGTCGCCACAAGGAGGCCGTCCTCGGCGCCATCACGGGCGCAGGCGACATGGGCGCGATTGATGCCAGGAGCATGCAGCTCATGGGCAACATCGCCCTCGGAGGCTCTCTGGGCAGCCTGAGCCTCCTCGAGATCGGCCCCAACCCCACCACCATTGACGTGATGTCGCTCGGCACCCTGCAAGTCGCCCTGTGGATCGAGAACCTGCGACTCACGTCGCTCGGCGACATCGCTTCCATCACGGCAGGCGGGCTCCGGAACTCCAGCATCTTCGCGGCGGTCGCGGTGACGAACGACCTCAACGTGGACGGCGTGCTCGACCTGCCGAACCCGGCGGCCGACTTCGCCGGCGTGGCCACCATCGGCCGCGTGACCATCACCGGCAAGGTGTGGGACGCCACCGATCTGAAAATCTGGGGCGTCCGGCCGCCCTCGTTCGTCAACAGCAATATCGCGGCCTGGAACATCAACGACATCCGCTTCTCGTATGCCCAGACCGACAACGGCGCCTGGCCCTTCGGCTTCGCAAGCCGCAACATCGGCCAGATGAGCTACTTCGACAACACCGTGTCCGTCAGCTTCAAGCCGCTGGCGGCCACCTATGTCAACGGCGACCTCGAGGTGCGGCTCGGCTGA